In Hamadaea flava, a genomic segment contains:
- a CDS encoding SRPBCC family protein, with the protein MTSHNPAPQQDVQFCLDGIGVSRPGWQTLIVAATADSMASPQDVWTLWSDLASWPSWSPLHRSTEWTGPPGFTAGATFDQTLSLGFPAGTTTDHVTVAIAEPTQRASWSGDANGVRSCHLWTFTALAGGGTRIGNTEVFNGTVIGLTKPMLAARWRRQFQQAAVALAQLAVPAGR; encoded by the coding sequence ATGACGAGCCACAACCCGGCCCCACAGCAGGATGTCCAATTCTGCCTCGACGGCATCGGCGTATCCCGGCCTGGCTGGCAGACCCTCATCGTCGCCGCCACCGCCGACAGCATGGCCAGCCCGCAAGACGTCTGGACACTATGGAGTGACCTGGCCAGCTGGCCGTCCTGGTCGCCGCTGCACCGGTCCACTGAGTGGACCGGGCCGCCCGGATTCACCGCCGGGGCGACCTTCGACCAGACCCTCAGCCTGGGCTTCCCCGCCGGGACCACCACCGACCACGTCACCGTCGCCATCGCCGAGCCGACTCAGCGCGCCTCCTGGTCCGGCGACGCCAACGGCGTACGGTCCTGCCACCTGTGGACCTTCACCGCGCTCGCGGGCGGCGGAACCCGCATCGGCAACACGGAAGTGTTCAACGGCACCGTCATCGGACTGACCAAACCGATGCTCGCCGCACGGTGGCGCCGACAGTTCCAGCAGGCCGCCGTAGCGCTTGCCCAGCTGGCAGTGCCGGCCGGTCGTTGA
- a CDS encoding STAS domain-containing protein, producing MQLWLDRGSRIRTATRTRKESASRSRRSRTVAAHPWAQEDDALIGSAQVAGFQQTRDQLAAAVDRGGHVVVEMSQVPFVDSAGIAVLVNARRRAHAAGGTLWLRDVQPAVGRVLQVMGLLEWIRPSVEPNRSAFAAAGRAAGPRAAQAVAVSIVMAGASADAVVAALCAGRLSSLAGEPLMPRSWMIDLGLWRSIASQRVRSS from the coding sequence GTGCAGCTCTGGCTCGATCGGGGCAGCCGGATCCGCACAGCAACACGGACGCGGAAGGAGTCCGCGTCGAGGAGTAGGCGGAGCCGCACCGTTGCTGCCCACCCCTGGGCGCAGGAGGACGACGCGTTGATCGGTTCAGCGCAAGTCGCGGGGTTTCAGCAGACCCGCGACCAGCTCGCGGCGGCTGTCGACCGCGGTGGCCACGTCGTGGTCGAGATGAGCCAGGTTCCGTTCGTCGATTCGGCTGGGATCGCCGTGCTGGTCAACGCACGCCGCCGGGCTCACGCTGCAGGTGGAACGTTGTGGCTACGAGACGTCCAGCCTGCAGTCGGACGCGTGCTTCAGGTGATGGGTCTGCTGGAGTGGATACGGCCATCCGTGGAACCTAATCGATCAGCGTTTGCGGCGGCAGGTCGCGCGGCGGGGCCGAGGGCCGCGCAAGCCGTCGCCGTATCCATAGTGATGGCGGGCGCGTCGGCTGATGCTGTGGTTGCGGCGCTCTGTGCCGGAAGGTTGTCGAGTTTGGCCGGCGAGCCTCTCATGCCGAGGTCGTGGATGATCGACCTGGGACTGTGGCGAAGCATTGCGTCACAGCGCGTTCGTAGCTCCTAG
- a CDS encoding DUF899 domain-containing protein produces the protein MSLPEIVSREQWLTARKTLLIREKELTRRRDALNADRRRLPMVRVETDYVFTGPDGEVRLADLFGPHTQLIVQHVMFDPAWEDACPGCTGGLDELNAQFLDHLAHRNTAFAAISRAPYPKLADYRDKRGWDFLSWYSSAGSTFNYDYHASLDPAVTPVVFNYRDADELRAAGMAEVAEQASEISGMSCFLRTPDGIFHTYSAYARGTDHLGGAYGFLDLTALGRQEQWEEPKGRSVAVFANAPFFTEENSAKTCDCGC, from the coding sequence ATGAGCCTGCCCGAGATCGTTTCACGCGAGCAGTGGTTGACCGCTCGCAAGACGTTGCTGATTCGGGAGAAGGAACTCACCCGGCGGCGCGACGCGCTCAACGCCGACCGGCGGCGCCTGCCGATGGTCCGGGTGGAGACCGACTATGTCTTCACCGGCCCGGACGGCGAAGTGCGGCTGGCCGACTTGTTCGGGCCGCATACCCAGCTGATAGTGCAGCACGTCATGTTCGACCCGGCGTGGGAGGACGCCTGCCCCGGCTGCACCGGCGGGCTGGACGAGCTGAACGCGCAGTTCCTCGACCACTTGGCGCATCGCAACACCGCGTTCGCGGCCATCTCCCGGGCGCCTTATCCGAAGTTGGCCGACTACCGCGACAAGCGCGGCTGGGACTTCCTGTCTTGGTATTCGTCGGCCGGCTCCACCTTCAACTACGACTATCACGCCTCGCTTGACCCCGCCGTGACACCGGTGGTGTTCAACTATCGCGACGCGGATGAGCTGCGGGCTGCGGGTATGGCCGAGGTCGCCGAGCAGGCATCGGAAATCTCAGGCATGAGCTGCTTCCTGCGTACGCCGGACGGCATCTTCCACACCTACTCCGCGTACGCCCGCGGAACCGATCATCTCGGCGGTGCCTACGGTTTCCTCGATCTGACTGCGCTCGGCCGCCAGGAGCAGTGGGAGGAGCCGAAGGGCCGCTCGGTCGCCGTCTTCGCCAACGCTCCGTTCTTCACCGAGGAGAATTCGGCGAAGACGTGCGACTGCGGTTGCTGA
- a CDS encoding RHS repeat-associated core domain-containing protein encodes MGACEHEVDESYPDVALTTVGAREYDPTVGRFISADPVANYLNPQQLNGYAYASNSPLAKSDPSELYETQCSAGVAGCSGSGMDTSVGCQAGGYACTNSTCESSEKYRGCNGYSRALSDSYDVAMCATGEALMCGISGTMANSMQVINGCYGYKGVPNNDCLKAVVSVATSTLNSFTANMAAGRVSRSPLAENPTIWGNDRSSRGRTF; translated from the coding sequence GTGGGAGCCTGCGAGCACGAGGTCGACGAAAGCTACCCCGACGTCGCGCTCACTACGGTCGGCGCCCGCGAGTACGACCCGACTGTGGGCCGGTTCATCTCCGCGGACCCGGTCGCCAACTACCTCAACCCCCAACAACTCAACGGGTACGCGTACGCGTCGAACAGCCCGCTGGCCAAGTCCGACCCGAGCGAACTGTATGAAACCCAATGCAGTGCGGGGGTGGCCGGATGCAGCGGCAGCGGCATGGACACCAGCGTCGGCTGCCAAGCCGGCGGGTACGCCTGCACCAACAGCACCTGCGAAAGCTCCGAGAAGTACCGGGGATGCAACGGGTACAGCCGAGCGTTGTCCGACTCCTATGACGTCGCCATGTGCGCCACCGGCGAGGCTTTGATGTGCGGAATATCCGGCACGATGGCGAACTCCATGCAGGTGATCAACGGCTGCTACGGCTATAAGGGCGTACCGAATAACGACTGCTTGAAGGCGGTCGTCTCGGTGGCGACGTCGACGCTCAACAGCTTTACTGCGAACATGGCTGCAGGACGTGTGTCCAGGAGCCCGCTCGCAGAGAACCCCACGATCTGGGGCAACGACCGCTCTAGTAGGGGACGCACCTTCTGA